The Thermosipho japonicus region GGTGATACTGTCTTAAAAGCAAGACCACTCCCAGGTTTTTTACATCGTGGTTTTGAAAAATTAATGGAAAGAAGACTCTGGTTTCAAAATCTTGCACTTATACCAAGAATTTGTGTTCCAGAACCTGATATAAATGAAGCATGTTATGCAATGGCTGTTGAAAAGATAGCAAAAATAGAGGTTCCAGAAAGAGCTCAATGGATAAGAATGATTGTTTTAGAACTTGCAAGAATAGCAAATCATTTAATGAGTTTTCCAGGTATTGGTGGTGCAATCGGTCTTTATACTAGTTCTTTTTGGGGAACAGCTGACAGAGATAGAATTTTAGATATATTTGAAAATTTAACTGGTGCAAGAGTTTATCATATGTATATTATTCCTGGAGGAGTAAGAAAAGACCTAACACCAAAAATAATAAAAATGATTAAAGAAACTCTTAACTATATCGAATCAAGATTACCTGACTATGAAAATCTTATATTTAAAAACAGAATCGTTCAAACCAGATTAAAAGGCATTGCATTATTAGATAGGACAACCGCTTTAGAATTAGGTGTTACAGGTGTTGGACTAAGAGCAACTGGAATACCATATGATATAAGAAAAGTAGATCCTTATTTATTTTATGATAAAGTTGAATTTGAAGTACCTACTGCAACAGAAGGTGATGCATTCTCAAGAGTTTATCTAAAATATTTAGAAATTCCACAAAGTATAAAAATTATCAGACAAGCATTAGAAATGATGCCAGAAGGTAAAGCAAATGTTCCAATTAGTGAAGGTAATGCTCTTAGATATAGAGTACCAAAAGGTCAGGCATATGTACATATAGAATCAACTCGCGGCGAATATGGTTACTTTATGGTTTCAGATGGTGGAGAAAAACCATATAGAGTAGCTGTTAGAGGAGCGTCATATCCACAAACATTTATAGGTATAGAAAAATACTTACCTGGTACAAGAATCGAAGATGTTCCAATTTGGCTTGCTACGATGGACGTTTGTGCTCCTGAGGTAGACAGATAAGGAGGTGTGTGCAGTGAATAATAATAGTACAATGCCAAAAAAAGATTTTTTTGCACCAATAAAGGCTTGGAAGTTTTTATTTAAAAAACCAGTGACAATTAAGGTCCCATATGTTAAAAGAGAAGCTGCAGAAAGATATAGAGGGTTTCATATAAATGATTGGGAAAAATGTATAGGATGCGGTACTTGTGCAAAAATATGTCCTACAGATGCAATTAGAATGGTCGAAGTAGAGGATTTACCCCATGAATATGGCAAAAAATCTCAACGTCCAGTCATTGATTACGGAAGATGTTCATTTTGTGCAATGTGTGTTGACATCTGTACAACAGGGTCCTTAAAAATGACAAGAGAATATGTACATGTTTCACCCGATCCTGAAGACTTTATTTACGCACCTACAGAAAAAGGAATACATGGAATAGAAAATATTCCCGTTGGTTGGACAAAAGATGAAAACTCAGACCTTTTAGAATTAGATAGAGTTGAAATGGAAATGATTGAAGGAGAAGAAAGATCAAAATCGTTTATCGAATATGTTAAAGGATATAGCAAAGAACAAGCTATGCATGAAGCTGCAAGGTGTGTTGAGTGTGGAATTTGTACAGACAGATGTCCACAACACATGAGAATTCCAGAATATATTAAAGCAATTTGGAAAGACGATCTAAAAGAAGCAGTAAATATATTGCTAAAAGGTGACTTAGAACAAGATATGCTCGGTGCAAACCCATTTTCTTCAGTATGTGGTAGAGTATGTACTCACAAGTGTGAAGAAGCATGTTCAATAGGGAATAGAGGAGATGCAATTGCAATTAGATGGTTAAAAAGGTACATTGTTGACAACATTTCAAGTTATGAAAACGTTGTTAATTATAAAATTGAACCAAGAAACAAAAAAGTTGCAATTGTAGGTTCAGGGCCTGCAGGACTTTCAGCTGCATACTTTTTAGCAACTATGGGATACGAAGTAGAAGTATTTGAAAGTCTTTCAAGGCCTGGCGGTGTCATGAGATACGGTATACCGTCATATAGGCTGCCCGATGAAGCTTTAGATAAAGATATAGCTTTCATTCAAGCACTTGGAGTAAAAATTCACGTTGGTGTTAGTGTAGGAAAAGATATACCTCTAATGGAACTAAAAGAAAAATTTGATGCTGTCTATGTTTCAACAGGATTTACACTTGGAAGAAGTACCAATATTCCTGGAACAGAACATGAAGATGTAATACAAGCTCTGCCATTATTAAGAGAAATAAGAGATTTTCTAAGAGGAGAAGGACCAAAACCAAAGATTCCAAAAAGTCTTGTTGTTATTGGTGGCGGTAATGTTGCAATGGACGTTGCTAGATCAATGGCAAGACTTCAAATGATGGAGTATGGTAAAGTAGATGTAAAAGTTTCAAGTTTAGAAAGAACATACGAAGAAATGCCTGCAGATATGGAAGAAATAGAGGAAGGATCAGAAGAAGGTGTAAAATTCTATCCTGGTTGGGGCCCTATAAAAGTAGTAATTGAAAATGGAAAAGTAAAAGGCGTAGAATTCAAAAAATGTCTTGAAGTATTTGATGAAAACCGAAGGTTTAATCCAAAATTTGATGAAAATCAAAAAATGATTTTGGAAGCTGACATGGTTGTAGAAGCAATAGGTCAGGCACCTGATTATAACTACCTCCCTGAAGAATTAAAAGAAAAATTAGAATTTGTAAGAGGAAGAATCGTAACAAATGAATATAGACAAACACCAATTAAGTGGCTTTTTGCTGGTGGCGATATTGTTCACGGTCCTGACATCATCCACGGTGTTGCAGATGGTTATTGGGCAGCAAAAGGTATTGATGAATATTTAAGAAATGAGGTGAAATAATGTCAATTGAAGACATTTTAAAACTTGCTGAAAATTTTGAAATTGAAGGGTACAGATTTTATATGTCCAAAAAAGAAGAAATCAAAAATTCGCTTGCAAAAGAAGTTCTCGAATTTCTAAAAAACATGGAAAAGGAACATACTGAATATATTAGAAGTGTTAGAAGGGCACTTGAAGAAAACGGGGAAATTCCTACTGCTTCAGTTGACACTACAAAAGAATTTTTCAAAGAAAGGTTTACATCACAAAAGATAAGTAAAACACCTTCTGAAGATGACATAAAAGATTTGTCAATTCTAAGAATGGCTCTTTTAATTGAAAAAGATTTTGTTAATTACTATGATAAAGCTGCAAAACGTGCTAGAGAGTTAGAAAATGAACAATTGGTAAAAATACTAGAAAACTTAAAAACATGGGAAGAAAGCCACGTAGAATTGGTCAAAAAAATGATTGAAAAAATATATGAAAAAAATAGCCTTGATCTTGGATTTTATCCTTTCTAATCAATGAAAAAATATAAATACCCCAAGGGTGAAATATCATCTTTGGGGTATTTTTTACTTGATTTAAAAAACTAAAAATGTTATAATTTACTCAGAATATTCATTCACTGAATGAACGGAGGGAAAGTATGTCAAAATTGTACGAAAAAATATTAAACAAAAGTGCTATTATTGGTGTAATGGGAATGGGATATGTTGGACTTCCACTTGCAGTTGAAAAGGCAAGAGCTGGATACAACGTCATTGGCTTTGATATACAACAAAAAAGAGTAGATATGATTAATGAAGGAAAAAATTATATTGGAGATGTCAATGATGAAGAATTAAAACAACTTGTAAGTGAAAAAAGGCTTAAAGCCACTACCAATTTTAACGAACTTGCAAATTGTGATGTAATAAGTATATGTGTTCCCACACCGCTTGATAAATTCAAACAACCAGATCTTTCATACATTATTCAAACTGCAGAAGATATCTCTAAAAGACTACGTCGTGAACAGCTAATAATTTTAGAAAGCACAACATATCCTGGAACCACCGAAGAAGTAGTCCTACCTATACTTCTAAAATCTGGGCTTGAGGTAGGTAAAGATTTTTACCTTGCATTTAGTCCCGAAAGAGTTGATCCAGGAAATATGAGATATAAAACGAGAAATACTCCAAAGGTGGTTGGTGGAGTAACCAGTGAATGTACAAAATACGCAAAAGCATTGTACGAAAATGTGCTCGATGCTCCGGTATTCCCAGTAAGCTCCCCTAAAACTGCTGAAATGTCCAAAATCCTTGAAAATACTTTTAGATTAGTTAATATTGCATTAGTTCAAGAGATGACAAAAGTTGCTGAAAAAATGAATGTTAATATTTGGGAAGTAATAGATGCAGCTTCAACTAAACCGTTTGGTTACATGCCATTTTATCCAGGCCCAGGTATAGGTGGGCACTGTATCCCTATCGATCCATTTTATCTATCATACAAAGCAAGAGAATACGATCTTCATTTAATGCTTGTAGAACAGGCAGGTCAGGTTGCAGATGAAATGCCTTATTATGTTGTCCAAAGACTCGGTGATATTTTAAATGAATTTAAAAAGCCTTTTAATGGCAGCAAAATATTAGTTCTAGGAGTTGCATACAAAGGAAATATAGATGATATGAGAGAAAGTCCTGCATTAAAAGTAATAGAAATATTAGAAAGAAAAAAAGCAGAGGTATATTATTTTGATCCATTTGTACCAGAATTTTCTCTAAACGGAAAGAATTACAAATCCATAGATCTTGATAAAGAAGTCCTTAAAAATTTCGATGGAGCAATTATAACCACTGCTCATACAATTGGAATAGATTATGAATATATAATAGAAAATTTACCATTTGTTTTTGACACTAAAAATGTTTTAAAGAACTTTAAAAACAGAGAAAAAATATACGTTTTATAACCTTGGCAAATTTTTAATGACACTCTTAATTATTTCAACATATTTTTCTCTCATTTGTGAGTAATTGATAAGGCCATCAGCAGGATGGCCTTTTTTTATTCCAGCCCTTATAAGTCTAAAATCTTCATAATATGGTAATTTGTTTAAATTCAAAGCATAGCTTCTCATAGAATCCAAAAGACTATTAAAATATTCCACTTCGTAAATTTCACCATCTGGTCTATCATTTGGAACGATACCAGTTCCTGGTGTAAAAGTCCACTCTCCAAAAATATTATTTGCTTCAATAGCAAATCTACTTGTTCCCCAAGCAGATTCTATCGCAGCCTGTGCAAGTGCTATGTCCTCAGGAATAGTATTTACCTTTAATAATAGTTCGTCAT contains the following coding sequences:
- a CDS encoding NADH-quinone oxidoreductase subunit D, with protein sequence MGEVKLFFGPNHPGMHGNFSVHMYVEGDTVLKARPLPGFLHRGFEKLMERRLWFQNLALIPRICVPEPDINEACYAMAVEKIAKIEVPERAQWIRMIVLELARIANHLMSFPGIGGAIGLYTSSFWGTADRDRILDIFENLTGARVYHMYIIPGGVRKDLTPKIIKMIKETLNYIESRLPDYENLIFKNRIVQTRLKGIALLDRTTALELGVTGVGLRATGIPYDIRKVDPYLFYDKVEFEVPTATEGDAFSRVYLKYLEIPQSIKIIRQALEMMPEGKANVPISEGNALRYRVPKGQAYVHIESTRGEYGYFMVSDGGEKPYRVAVRGASYPQTFIGIEKYLPGTRIEDVPIWLATMDVCAPEVDR
- a CDS encoding FAD-dependent oxidoreductase; translation: MPKKDFFAPIKAWKFLFKKPVTIKVPYVKREAAERYRGFHINDWEKCIGCGTCAKICPTDAIRMVEVEDLPHEYGKKSQRPVIDYGRCSFCAMCVDICTTGSLKMTREYVHVSPDPEDFIYAPTEKGIHGIENIPVGWTKDENSDLLELDRVEMEMIEGEERSKSFIEYVKGYSKEQAMHEAARCVECGICTDRCPQHMRIPEYIKAIWKDDLKEAVNILLKGDLEQDMLGANPFSSVCGRVCTHKCEEACSIGNRGDAIAIRWLKRYIVDNISSYENVVNYKIEPRNKKVAIVGSGPAGLSAAYFLATMGYEVEVFESLSRPGGVMRYGIPSYRLPDEALDKDIAFIQALGVKIHVGVSVGKDIPLMELKEKFDAVYVSTGFTLGRSTNIPGTEHEDVIQALPLLREIRDFLRGEGPKPKIPKSLVVIGGGNVAMDVARSMARLQMMEYGKVDVKVSSLERTYEEMPADMEEIEEGSEEGVKFYPGWGPIKVVIENGKVKGVEFKKCLEVFDENRRFNPKFDENQKMILEADMVVEAIGQAPDYNYLPEELKEKLEFVRGRIVTNEYRQTPIKWLFAGGDIVHGPDIIHGVADGYWAAKGIDEYLRNEVK
- a CDS encoding ferritin-like domain-containing protein, producing the protein MSIEDILKLAENFEIEGYRFYMSKKEEIKNSLAKEVLEFLKNMEKEHTEYIRSVRRALEENGEIPTASVDTTKEFFKERFTSQKISKTPSEDDIKDLSILRMALLIEKDFVNYYDKAAKRARELENEQLVKILENLKTWEESHVELVKKMIEKIYEKNSLDLGFYPF
- a CDS encoding nucleotide sugar dehydrogenase; this translates as MSKLYEKILNKSAIIGVMGMGYVGLPLAVEKARAGYNVIGFDIQQKRVDMINEGKNYIGDVNDEELKQLVSEKRLKATTNFNELANCDVISICVPTPLDKFKQPDLSYIIQTAEDISKRLRREQLIILESTTYPGTTEEVVLPILLKSGLEVGKDFYLAFSPERVDPGNMRYKTRNTPKVVGGVTSECTKYAKALYENVLDAPVFPVSSPKTAEMSKILENTFRLVNIALVQEMTKVAEKMNVNIWEVIDAASTKPFGYMPFYPGPGIGGHCIPIDPFYLSYKAREYDLHLMLVEQAGQVADEMPYYVVQRLGDILNEFKKPFNGSKILVLGVAYKGNIDDMRESPALKVIEILERKKAEVYYFDPFVPEFSLNGKNYKSIDLDKEVLKNFDGAIITTAHTIGIDYEYIIENLPFVFDTKNVLKNFKNREKIYVL
- a CDS encoding glucosaminidase domain-containing protein — its product is MRKATFSIIIIAFLFLNFYTIDSEFEYFQFFESEIKVNFDDWKELKKYFERIGYFSIKNSPNVIVESLPKNLSEAPVTEKKELFVKIMIPLIRKVNQEILMERKEILKAKENSDLKVLDFYMKKYDAKDYDELLLKVNTIPEDIALAQAAIESAWGTSRFAIEANNIFGEWTFTPGTGIVPNDRPDGEIYEVEYFNSLLDSMRSYALNLNKLPYYEDFRLIRAGIKKGHPADGLINYSQMREKYVEIIKSVIKNLPRL